The following are encoded together in the Bacillus cereus group sp. RP43 genome:
- a CDS encoding DUF4022 family protein translates to MLLSHIMGMDHIMSIVTLALLLLAEVLVAIILIGVSIEICSYGWKKSNGVKYTCLLLSLLLGTASILGLFAAPAYFFIQLTEKGL, encoded by the coding sequence ATGTTACTATCACATATTATGGGGATGGATCACATTATGTCTATTGTAACTTTAGCTCTATTATTATTAGCGGAAGTACTCGTTGCCATTATTCTCATCGGTGTTAGCATTGAAATTTGTAGTTACGGCTGGAAAAAATCAAATGGCGTTAAATACACTTGTCTCTTGCTTTCGCTCCTTCTCGGAACCGCTAGCATACTCGGACTTTTCGCTGCACCTGCCTATTTCTTTATACAACTAACAGAAAAAGGCTTATAA
- a CDS encoding GNAT family N-acetyltransferase encodes MITVKYIDASETYVLRQKILRPSQTLADCKYSSDYKADTFHLGAFLNDELISIASFSKEIYPDLPTGVHYRLRGMATLPNFRNKHAGSSLIQKAEQVLQERKANILWCNGRITVTDYYKHLGFHEYGEIFEIEPIGLHKVLYKKI; translated from the coding sequence ATGATTACCGTGAAATATATTGATGCATCTGAAACTTACGTATTACGTCAAAAAATTTTACGCCCGAGTCAAACATTAGCAGATTGCAAATACTCTTCCGACTACAAAGCAGATACCTTCCACTTAGGTGCTTTTCTAAACGATGAACTAATTAGTATCGCTTCCTTCTCAAAAGAAATATATCCTGACTTACCAACAGGTGTTCATTATCGACTACGTGGAATGGCAACATTACCTAACTTTCGAAACAAACATGCTGGAAGCTCCTTAATTCAGAAAGCGGAACAAGTCTTGCAAGAGCGTAAAGCAAATATTTTATGGTGTAATGGCCGAATTACTGTAACTGACTATTACAAGCACTTAGGCTTTCATGAATATGGTGAAATCTTTGAAATTGAACCGATTGGCCTTCATAAAGTATTGTATAAAAAAATATAA
- a CDS encoding helix-turn-helix transcriptional regulator: MAVSKIKVARVQLDLTQQQLAEKVGVTRQTISLIEKGKYNPSLDLCLKICYAVDKTLNDLFWEEKE, translated from the coding sequence ATGGCTGTAAGTAAAATAAAAGTCGCACGTGTTCAGTTAGATTTAACACAGCAACAATTAGCAGAAAAAGTAGGCGTTACAAGGCAAACGATTAGTTTAATTGAGAAGGGGAAATACAATCCGTCTTTAGATTTATGTTTGAAAATTTGTTATGCGGTAGATAAAACATTGAATGATTTGTTTTGGGAGGAAAAGGAGTGA
- a CDS encoding NCS2 family permease, translating into MFQLQKYNTSVKQELLAGITTFFTFAYILVINPKILSDAGVPFDQAFTATIIATVIGTLCMAFLANYPIVIAPAMGMNAYFAYSVVQQAEGITYVIAFSAVFVTGIIFLLLSFTSFRQKLIIAIPDSLKHAIAGGIGLFIAFIGLRLSGIIVDHPSNLVTIGDFHSPAVILTLIGLILAAVLMALRVSGALFISMIVTGVIAFFTGQLKFEDKIVAMPHLPEGIIVSNPINAFSDVIQYGLYGVVFSFLLVLLFDTTGALLGLIKQAGLNTDNTEKRFGKAFIADAIGGTTGSIFGTSPTAATIESSAGIAAGGKTGLTGIVVVGLTIITAFFSPVIASLSSVAAITAPSLIIVGSLMAQSIRDINWNEFEDALPAFLIFVGIPLTSSIANGIAIGFLVYPVLKIVKGKGMEVHPLLYLFTILFGCHLFL; encoded by the coding sequence ATGTTTCAATTACAAAAATATAACACTTCTGTGAAGCAAGAGCTTTTAGCGGGCATCACAACTTTTTTTACATTTGCGTATATTCTTGTCATCAATCCGAAAATATTATCTGATGCAGGTGTACCATTTGATCAAGCGTTTACGGCAACTATTATTGCGACAGTTATTGGGACGCTATGTATGGCGTTTTTAGCTAACTATCCAATTGTTATTGCTCCAGCTATGGGAATGAATGCATACTTTGCTTACTCTGTTGTTCAACAGGCAGAGGGGATTACGTATGTCATTGCGTTTTCAGCAGTATTTGTAACAGGTATCATTTTTCTTTTATTATCTTTCACTTCATTTAGGCAAAAGCTAATTATCGCAATTCCTGACAGTTTAAAACATGCAATTGCAGGTGGAATTGGACTATTTATTGCTTTTATTGGATTACGTCTATCTGGAATTATCGTGGATCATCCATCTAACTTAGTTACGATTGGTGATTTTCATTCTCCAGCCGTTATTTTAACTTTAATTGGTTTAATTTTAGCGGCGGTATTAATGGCATTACGTGTGAGTGGTGCATTATTTATTAGTATGATTGTGACAGGAGTTATCGCCTTCTTTACGGGGCAACTGAAGTTTGAGGATAAAATTGTAGCGATGCCTCATTTGCCAGAAGGCATCATTGTTTCAAACCCTATCAATGCATTTTCGGATGTAATTCAATACGGGTTATATGGAGTTGTTTTTTCATTTTTACTTGTACTTTTATTTGATACAACAGGTGCTTTACTCGGTTTAATTAAACAAGCCGGTTTAAATACAGATAACACTGAAAAGCGCTTTGGTAAGGCATTCATTGCAGATGCGATTGGCGGGACTACAGGTTCTATCTTCGGAACAAGCCCAACAGCAGCAACGATTGAATCGTCAGCTGGTATTGCTGCAGGTGGTAAAACTGGATTAACAGGTATTGTAGTTGTTGGTCTAACGATTATAACGGCATTTTTCAGCCCTGTTATCGCGTCTTTATCAAGTGTAGCTGCTATTACAGCTCCTTCATTAATTATTGTAGGTAGTTTAATGGCACAAAGTATTCGTGATATTAATTGGAATGAATTTGAAGATGCATTACCAGCATTTTTAATTTTCGTTGGTATTCCGTTAACGTCTAGTATTGCAAATGGAATTGCAATTGGATTTTTAGTGTATCCAGTATTAAAGATTGTGAAGGGGAAAGGGATGGAAGTACATCCGTTACTATATTTATTTACAATTTTATTTGGATGTCATTTATTCTTATAG
- a CDS encoding amino acid permease has protein sequence MQQTNKSETLNRGLKQRHITLMSLGSAIGVGLFLGSASAIKLAGPSILLGYMIAGLVIFFIMRALGEMAIEQPVAGSFSKYANDYISPLAGYITGWNYWFLWVVTCMAEITAAGIYMQYWFPDIPRWTWALLALLLMSAFNFLSVKVFGELEFWFALIKIVTIICMIVIGFGIILFGFGNGGVATGISNLWEHGGWFPNGFSGLLLSLQMVLFAYLGVELIGVTAGEAQNPKKTLAKAIDNVFWRILLFYVGALFVMMAIYPWNELGEKGSPFVLTFQQIGIAKAAGIINFVVLTAALSSCNGGLFSTGRMLFTLAQQKKAPERFGRLNKNGIPSQGIIATAIVLLVGVILNYLVPAKVFTWLTSISTFGAIWTWGIILVAQIKFRKGLQINKKDKLAYKMPLHPLSSYFSLGFLVLVLGIMAYSEDTRIALIVGPIWLIGLAIVYYVKGFHKIDETPNSKIS, from the coding sequence ATGCAGCAAACAAACAAATCTGAAACTTTAAACCGTGGCTTAAAACAAAGGCATATTACTTTAATGTCTCTCGGTTCAGCTATTGGCGTTGGACTATTTTTAGGATCAGCTTCCGCTATTAAACTAGCTGGCCCATCTATTTTACTAGGCTATATGATCGCCGGACTCGTTATTTTCTTCATTATGCGCGCACTCGGAGAAATGGCAATTGAACAACCGGTTGCTGGCTCTTTTAGTAAATATGCAAATGATTACATCAGCCCACTAGCTGGGTATATTACAGGCTGGAATTACTGGTTTTTATGGGTTGTTACTTGTATGGCGGAAATTACAGCAGCAGGTATTTACATGCAGTACTGGTTCCCTGATATCCCGCGCTGGACTTGGGCGTTACTAGCTCTTTTATTAATGAGTGCTTTCAACTTCTTATCTGTGAAAGTATTTGGAGAACTTGAGTTTTGGTTTGCTCTCATCAAAATTGTCACAATTATCTGTATGATAGTGATTGGCTTTGGTATTATTCTATTCGGATTTGGAAATGGCGGCGTTGCAACTGGTATTTCAAATCTTTGGGAACATGGGGGCTGGTTCCCAAATGGCTTCTCTGGATTATTACTTTCCTTACAAATGGTATTATTCGCTTATTTAGGAGTCGAACTTATCGGAGTTACAGCTGGTGAGGCTCAAAATCCGAAAAAGACACTCGCAAAAGCAATTGATAATGTATTTTGGAGAATTTTATTATTCTACGTTGGAGCTCTATTCGTTATGATGGCAATTTACCCTTGGAACGAACTTGGCGAAAAAGGAAGTCCCTTCGTGCTAACATTCCAGCAAATTGGTATCGCAAAGGCAGCGGGCATTATTAACTTTGTTGTTTTAACAGCAGCTCTTTCTTCTTGTAACGGTGGTTTGTTTAGTACAGGCCGTATGCTATTTACATTAGCACAACAAAAGAAAGCACCCGAAAGATTCGGTCGTTTAAATAAAAACGGTATTCCGAGCCAAGGAATTATCGCAACAGCAATCGTTTTACTCGTTGGCGTTATATTAAACTATCTTGTTCCTGCAAAAGTGTTTACATGGCTAACTAGTATTTCAACTTTCGGGGCAATTTGGACTTGGGGTATTATATTAGTCGCTCAAATTAAATTCCGTAAAGGGTTACAAATTAATAAAAAGGATAAGCTAGCATATAAAATGCCTTTACACCCATTGAGTTCATATTTCTCACTCGGCTTCCTTGTACTTGTACTGGGTATAATGGCCTATTCAGAAGATACACGAATCGCATTAATCGTCGGGCCAATTTGGCTTATTGGCTTAGCTATCGTGTATTATGTGAAAGGTTTTCATAAGATTGATGAAACACCTAATTCAAAGATTAGTTAA
- a CDS encoding DNA-binding protein gives MKNKKWITFSLATAITLSIGSSFIPSTYAESSVDPAPEIAAKVVNQNNGKKVLFDNTHGQTAGTADWVIDGGFSDFGNGIAQNGYHVKELRKSTPITYDDLKNYNVFIVPEANIPYKKSEQDAMLQYVKNGGSIFFIADHYNADRNKNRWDSSEVFNGYRRGAWDNPAKGMSNEETTSQAMQGVESSDWLSDNFGIRFRYNALGDVSAKNIVSPAQSFGITTGVSSVAMHAGSTLAITNPKLAKGLVYLPENPSKWNNAVDSGVYNGGGVAEGPYAAISKVGLGKAAFIGDSSPVEDASPKYVREDSGQTKKTYDGYKEENDAVLLENIVNWLAKQETFTSLDQVSGLQLDAPTALQTFEQPSLSTEPQPEPWSAPSQGYQWFNTNTFKPGSYGYNGAVTTSDYVITHPSILPSNEVFQMKIQVNNLLPNTTYNNYSLGIFTTGGTQVAKVQNTNGTWPSSFGYSSAFSFITNSQGSAEKIVNVQLDPNTTGQATLRLRQNTTAKYSETVTINKK, from the coding sequence ATGAAGAATAAAAAATGGATTACATTTTCTTTAGCAACAGCAATTACACTTAGTATAGGGAGTTCGTTCATACCGTCTACTTATGCCGAAAGCTCTGTAGACCCAGCTCCTGAAATTGCTGCAAAGGTTGTAAATCAAAACAATGGGAAGAAAGTATTATTTGATAATACGCACGGTCAAACTGCAGGGACAGCTGACTGGGTTATTGATGGCGGCTTTTCTGATTTCGGAAACGGCATTGCCCAAAACGGATATCATGTAAAAGAACTTCGTAAATCAACACCTATTACATACGACGACTTAAAAAATTACAACGTGTTTATCGTTCCAGAGGCAAATATTCCTTACAAAAAATCTGAACAAGACGCAATGTTACAATACGTGAAAAATGGCGGCAGTATTTTCTTCATTGCCGATCATTATAATGCAGATCGTAATAAAAACCGCTGGGACTCCTCAGAAGTGTTCAATGGATATAGACGCGGGGCATGGGATAATCCAGCAAAGGGAATGTCTAATGAAGAAACAACTTCACAAGCTATGCAAGGAGTAGAAAGCTCTGATTGGCTATCCGATAATTTCGGTATTCGCTTCCGTTACAATGCACTTGGTGATGTTTCAGCTAAAAATATTGTCTCACCTGCGCAATCATTCGGAATTACAACTGGCGTTTCATCTGTAGCAATGCATGCCGGCTCTACTCTTGCGATTACAAATCCAAAACTAGCGAAAGGCCTTGTATATCTTCCAGAAAATCCATCAAAATGGAATAACGCTGTTGATAGTGGCGTTTATAACGGTGGTGGCGTTGCAGAGGGGCCTTATGCTGCTATTTCGAAAGTTGGTCTTGGAAAAGCTGCCTTTATTGGTGATTCTTCTCCTGTTGAAGATGCCTCGCCAAAATATGTTCGCGAAGATTCAGGTCAAACAAAGAAAACTTATGATGGTTACAAAGAAGAAAACGATGCTGTTCTATTAGAAAACATCGTGAATTGGTTAGCGAAACAAGAAACATTTACAAGCTTAGATCAAGTGAGTGGTTTACAGCTTGATGCACCTACAGCTCTACAAACATTTGAACAACCAAGTTTATCAACCGAACCACAACCAGAACCTTGGAGCGCACCAAGTCAAGGTTACCAGTGGTTCAATACAAATACTTTCAAACCAGGTTCATACGGCTATAACGGTGCAGTGACAACGAGTGATTACGTAATTACGCACCCTAGCATTCTACCAAGCAATGAAGTGTTCCAAATGAAGATTCAAGTAAATAACTTATTACCAAATACAACGTACAATAATTATTCTTTAGGTATCTTCACAACTGGCGGAACACAGGTGGCAAAAGTTCAAAATACAAATGGTACTTGGCCATCTTCTTTCGGATATAGCAGTGCATTCTCTTTCATTACAAATAGCCAAGGATCTGCTGAAAAAATTGTGAATGTACAACTTGATCCAAATACAACTGGACAAGCAACACTTCGTCTACGTCAAAATACGACTGCGAAATATAGTGAAACTGTAACGATTAATAAAAAATAA
- a CDS encoding DUF2339 domain-containing protein translates to MKEDLNKKIEALETAIETMQETLYDLKAKQRKIEVDKVQQNVNKEKKEYIEAVSNEKLQEDVVKTRKSMQEPEVKQVDISAFKPEPFNIIKFCQTWLPRIFVGIMLLGVIWLFKAGVDAGLLTPAIRVVFGIVLSAGLYYVGDIQIKKERQALGLVLAGGSITGIVLTTFAAHYLYEFIPASIAFICNIIWVVLGIYLAKRYKSEYLAIFVAVGAFFVPFLLNSTTPNTYIFFSYETILTISLLWYALRNRYKYLYMISYVVAAIVLFVFFAVMSILVENVQVQLTVVYGAIHLLLFWHMFSERNFIQEARLAIFSANAVFFILAISQIPEFTTWGLVISAFVHVVMFALEYRKNKHSVFTNLIFGFAMGSFSLAILYEYSLVNAAIVLLLQGFLGMVTAIKVKQNIKLYVSATIYAIGMVQTIFSPFDHFISAGFVAHIILIGTFYYCIRQAKEVLASFGKYVYSIALYSLMVIVFITITRIGEVLSTDGSIISVSVSLLWMVYALFAVWFGRYRQMNEILYAGLVVLVVTVGKLFLLDLPEVSMMIRAVLFLIVGSIGIVISRMFFSKEEK, encoded by the coding sequence ATGAAGGAGGATTTAAATAAGAAAATAGAAGCGCTCGAAACGGCAATTGAAACGATGCAAGAGACACTTTATGATTTGAAAGCGAAACAAAGAAAAATAGAAGTAGATAAAGTTCAACAAAACGTTAATAAGGAAAAGAAAGAATATATTGAAGCAGTAAGTAATGAAAAGTTACAAGAAGATGTTGTTAAGACGAGGAAGTCCATGCAAGAGCCAGAGGTGAAACAAGTAGATATATCTGCATTTAAACCAGAACCATTTAATATTATAAAGTTTTGTCAAACATGGTTACCACGCATATTTGTCGGTATTATGCTACTTGGCGTTATTTGGTTATTCAAAGCGGGGGTAGATGCCGGATTATTAACACCAGCGATACGGGTTGTGTTTGGTATAGTACTATCTGCCGGTTTGTATTATGTAGGAGATATACAAATTAAAAAAGAGCGGCAAGCGTTAGGGTTAGTATTAGCAGGAGGAAGTATTACGGGAATTGTTTTAACAACGTTTGCGGCACATTATTTATATGAATTTATTCCTGCAAGTATTGCGTTTATTTGCAACATTATATGGGTTGTTTTAGGGATTTATTTAGCGAAAAGATATAAATCGGAATACCTTGCTATTTTTGTGGCGGTGGGAGCATTTTTTGTTCCTTTCTTGTTAAATAGTACGACTCCTAATACGTATATTTTCTTTAGTTATGAGACGATATTAACAATTAGTCTATTATGGTATGCATTGAGAAACCGTTATAAGTACTTGTATATGATTTCTTATGTTGTGGCGGCAATTGTCCTATTTGTCTTCTTTGCTGTTATGTCAATATTAGTAGAGAATGTGCAAGTACAGTTAACAGTTGTATACGGTGCAATTCATTTACTATTATTTTGGCATATGTTTTCGGAGAGAAATTTTATACAAGAAGCACGATTGGCGATATTTAGTGCGAATGCAGTTTTCTTTATTTTAGCCATTTCTCAAATTCCTGAATTTACAACGTGGGGATTAGTTATAAGTGCATTTGTGCATGTTGTTATGTTCGCACTTGAATATAGGAAAAATAAACATTCTGTATTTACAAATCTAATATTTGGCTTTGCAATGGGGTCATTTAGTTTAGCGATTTTATACGAGTACAGTTTGGTGAATGCAGCAATCGTATTATTGTTACAAGGTTTCCTTGGTATGGTTACTGCTATTAAAGTAAAGCAAAATATTAAATTGTATGTAAGTGCAACGATTTATGCTATTGGAATGGTGCAGACGATTTTTAGCCCGTTTGATCATTTCATTTCGGCAGGATTTGTCGCTCATATTATTTTGATAGGAACGTTCTATTATTGCATAAGACAAGCGAAAGAAGTGCTAGCGAGTTTTGGTAAATATGTGTACTCTATAGCGCTCTACTCATTAATGGTTATTGTATTTATTACAATTACTAGAATCGGTGAAGTTCTTTCTACAGATGGAAGTATAATTAGCGTATCTGTATCGTTATTATGGATGGTATATGCGTTATTTGCAGTTTGGTTTGGCCGTTATAGACAGATGAACGAAATATTATATGCTGGCTTAGTCGTATTAGTAGTAACAGTAGGGAAGTTATTCCTTCTCGACTTACCAGAAGTGTCGATGATGATCAGGGCGGTGTTATTCTTAATCGTTGGTAGTATAGGTATCGTTATTTCAAGAATGTTTTTCTCAAAAGAAGAGAAGTGA
- the brnQ gene encoding branched-chain amino acid transport system II carrier protein, producing MGVSFVIDYGLCFLCKEADYRIFLCVELFSCKVKLKKEKEMKLLQKKEILLISLMLFSMFFGAGNLIFPPFLGYEAGEHVWIALLGFIMSATGLPILGVIAIAKAGSFQTLAGRVHSSFAIIFPCIVYLFIGPGLGIPRAGSLAFEMGPGQLFPEAGSVVLLLYTAIFFSIVYWLSLSPSKLMGLFGKVLTPLLLCMIAIIFIKSMFTSVGSVKEPAGNYGEAPMFQGFLDGYLTMDALAALIFGIVIANALRAKGVADDKGLAKYMSIAGIGAGLLLSIIYVILGYVGSISGSLGTFDNGAEVLAQVMTTLFGQGGLVLLGLIFTVACLCVSIGLVTSCSQFFASVFPKVSYKVWAFILSFVSMVLANLGLTQILKVSVPILGFIYPVALTLIILGLFHKYIGKYVYVYSVTIGIVALFSAIDVLNKSVLMNNWTPLLKILPFYSEGVGWIVPAFVGVCLGVIVSIAINKNK from the coding sequence ATGGGTGTTTCTTTTGTGATAGACTATGGACTATGTTTTCTTTGTAAGGAAGCGGATTACCGCATTTTTTTATGTGTGGAATTGTTTTCATGTAAGGTGAAATTGAAGAAGGAGAAAGAAATGAAATTGTTACAGAAAAAAGAAATTTTACTTATTAGTCTTATGTTATTCTCTATGTTCTTTGGGGCCGGAAATCTTATATTTCCACCTTTCCTTGGATACGAAGCGGGAGAGCATGTGTGGATTGCATTGCTAGGTTTTATTATGTCAGCAACAGGGCTTCCGATATTAGGTGTTATCGCTATTGCGAAAGCAGGGAGCTTTCAAACGTTAGCGGGCAGGGTTCATTCTTCATTTGCAATTATTTTTCCGTGTATTGTGTACTTATTTATTGGACCAGGTCTTGGTATACCACGTGCAGGAAGTCTAGCTTTTGAAATGGGACCAGGTCAGTTGTTCCCAGAAGCGGGTAGCGTAGTTTTGTTATTGTACACGGCTATTTTCTTTAGTATTGTTTACTGGTTAAGTTTATCACCGTCTAAATTAATGGGCTTGTTTGGAAAGGTGTTAACGCCTTTATTATTATGTATGATTGCCATTATATTTATAAAAAGTATGTTTACATCAGTAGGCAGTGTGAAAGAGCCTGCAGGAAATTATGGAGAAGCTCCTATGTTCCAAGGATTTTTAGATGGTTATTTAACGATGGATGCGTTAGCGGCTTTAATATTTGGGATTGTTATTGCAAATGCTCTGCGTGCAAAGGGTGTAGCGGATGATAAAGGTTTAGCGAAATATATGAGTATTGCTGGTATTGGAGCAGGGCTTTTATTATCTATTATTTATGTCATTCTTGGATATGTTGGCTCAATTAGCGGTTCATTGGGTACATTTGATAACGGTGCGGAAGTGTTAGCGCAAGTTATGACGACATTATTTGGACAAGGTGGGTTAGTTTTATTAGGTCTTATTTTTACTGTCGCTTGTCTATGTGTTTCAATCGGACTTGTTACATCTTGTAGTCAATTTTTCGCAAGTGTATTTCCGAAAGTATCTTATAAAGTTTGGGCATTTATATTAAGCTTTGTTAGTATGGTTTTAGCCAATTTAGGATTAACGCAAATTTTAAAAGTATCAGTACCGATTCTTGGATTTATTTATCCAGTTGCACTAACGCTTATTATTTTAGGGTTATTCCATAAGTATATCGGAAAGTATGTATACGTATATTCGGTAACGATTGGAATCGTAGCGTTATTTAGTGCGATTGATGTTTTAAACAAAAGTGTACTGATGAATAATTGGACACCACTACTAAAAATACTTCCGTTTTATTCAGAAGGTGTAGGTTGGATTGTTCCGGCATTTGTAGGTGTCTGCCTCGGTGTAATTGTTAGTATTGCTATAAATAAGAATAAATAA
- a CDS encoding oligopeptide:H+ symporter: MESAIQLEREQQRKKKHPPGLYLLFFTEMWERFSYYGLRGLLTLYLTTALVSGGLGFSPAWALSIYGFYTGACYFTPLIGGYLTDRFLGRRKAITIGGITMALGNLTLFALQNQVGLYLGLALIIIGNGFFKPNISTLVGELYEENDPKRDSAFTIFYMGINVGSFLAPLVCGFLSENLFKTTVDGVVHYGFRYGFLAASIGMIIGQILFTTLSNRFLGDIGKKPSRDLQTAAGQQTVGDTPLTKKEKQRTAVIVILTCFVVFFWAGFEQAGSSLTLYTNKFVDRSVFGWEVPTSWFQSVNPLFIILLAPVISALWAKLATRKNGDMKIPTKMGLGMILLGIGYIILVIATLKTGSDEHNITEKANLLFIVFTYLFHTLGELFLSPVGLSMVSALAPVKLASLLMGVWLASSGIANIIGGQLASFTTSLGYAEVFTVIGAAAIILGFVLLLISKKLVKWMD; the protein is encoded by the coding sequence ATGGAATCAGCGATACAACTAGAAAGAGAACAACAAAGAAAAAAGAAACATCCTCCAGGTTTGTACTTACTCTTCTTTACAGAAATGTGGGAAAGATTTAGTTACTATGGATTACGAGGATTATTAACATTATATTTAACGACAGCTTTAGTAAGCGGTGGTCTTGGGTTTAGTCCAGCATGGGCACTCTCCATTTACGGATTTTACACTGGCGCCTGTTATTTCACCCCTTTAATTGGTGGATACTTAACAGACCGGTTCCTAGGTAGACGAAAAGCCATCACAATTGGTGGTATCACAATGGCACTCGGTAACCTTACACTATTCGCCTTGCAAAACCAAGTCGGCCTATACCTCGGATTAGCGCTTATTATTATCGGTAATGGATTCTTCAAACCAAATATCTCTACACTTGTTGGAGAATTATACGAAGAGAACGATCCAAAACGTGATAGTGCATTTACAATTTTCTATATGGGTATTAACGTCGGTTCATTTTTAGCCCCACTCGTTTGCGGGTTTTTATCAGAAAATTTATTCAAAACGACAGTTGATGGCGTTGTGCATTACGGATTCCGTTACGGTTTCTTAGCGGCTTCAATCGGAATGATTATTGGACAAATTTTATTTACAACACTATCTAATCGCTTCCTTGGTGATATCGGTAAAAAACCATCTCGCGATTTGCAAACAGCTGCTGGACAACAGACAGTAGGAGATACACCGTTAACAAAAAAAGAAAAACAACGTACCGCAGTTATCGTCATTTTAACATGCTTTGTTGTCTTCTTCTGGGCTGGCTTTGAACAAGCTGGTAGTTCGTTAACATTGTATACAAACAAATTTGTAGACCGCTCTGTGTTCGGATGGGAAGTTCCAACATCTTGGTTCCAATCGGTCAATCCGTTATTTATTATTTTACTTGCTCCAGTCATTTCAGCATTATGGGCAAAACTTGCAACTAGAAAAAATGGTGACATGAAAATCCCAACAAAAATGGGACTTGGTATGATCCTACTCGGTATCGGTTATATCATTCTTGTTATCGCTACATTAAAAACAGGTAGTGATGAACATAACATTACAGAAAAAGCAAACTTACTATTTATCGTCTTTACGTATCTTTTCCATACGTTAGGTGAGCTATTCTTATCACCTGTCGGGCTATCAATGGTTAGTGCTCTCGCTCCAGTAAAACTTGCTTCTTTACTAATGGGTGTATGGCTAGCAAGTTCAGGTATCGCCAACATTATAGGCGGACAACTTGCAAGCTTCACAACTTCACTTGGATATGCTGAAGTATTTACAGTAATCGGAGCTGCAGCGATTATTTTAGGTTTTGTTTTATTATTAATTTCTAAGAAATTAGTGAAATGGATGGATTAA